In one Cupriavidus taiwanensis genomic region, the following are encoded:
- a CDS encoding branched-chain amino acid ABC transporter permease, translated as MSAPTTSSTQPSVAANAGQAGKGRGVQKKLLYGLLLLALIAAPLAGAYPVFVLKVLCFALFACAFNLLIGYTGLLSFGHAAFFGGAGYAAGHAMKVWGVTPELGLILGTGTGALIGYVVGSLAIRRQGIYFSMITLALAQMLFFICLQAPFTGGEDGLQGIPRGKLFGVLPLSDDLTLYYVALVIIVAAFALIVRTVHSPFGQILKAIKENEPRAVSLGYDVDRFKLTAFVLSAALSGLAGSIKALVLGFETLTDVHWSMSGSVILMTLVGGLGTLSGPIVGAFVIVALENKLGDIGNFLASVTGISWFGTLGESVTMVTGVIFVICVLTFRRGIMGELLARFGGHSGRKE; from the coding sequence ATGAGCGCACCAACCACATCATCGACGCAGCCCTCGGTGGCTGCCAACGCGGGCCAGGCAGGAAAGGGACGGGGCGTGCAGAAGAAACTGTTGTACGGATTGCTGCTGCTGGCGCTGATCGCCGCGCCGCTGGCGGGTGCCTATCCGGTATTCGTGCTCAAGGTGCTGTGCTTCGCGCTGTTTGCGTGCGCGTTCAACCTGCTGATCGGCTACACCGGGCTGCTGTCGTTCGGCCATGCGGCCTTCTTCGGCGGTGCCGGTTACGCGGCCGGCCACGCCATGAAGGTGTGGGGCGTGACCCCGGAGCTGGGCCTGATCCTGGGCACCGGCACGGGCGCGCTGATCGGCTACGTGGTGGGCTCGCTGGCGATCCGGCGCCAGGGCATCTACTTCTCGATGATCACGCTGGCGCTGGCGCAGATGCTGTTCTTCATCTGCCTGCAGGCGCCGTTCACCGGCGGCGAGGACGGGCTGCAGGGCATCCCGCGCGGCAAGCTGTTCGGCGTGCTGCCGCTGTCGGACGACCTGACGCTGTACTACGTGGCGCTGGTGATCATCGTGGCGGCGTTCGCGCTGATCGTGCGCACGGTGCATTCGCCGTTCGGCCAGATCCTGAAGGCGATCAAGGAGAACGAGCCGCGCGCGGTGTCGCTGGGCTATGACGTCGACCGCTTCAAGCTGACCGCGTTCGTGCTGTCGGCGGCGCTGTCGGGGCTGGCCGGCTCGATCAAGGCGCTGGTGCTGGGCTTCGAGACCTTGACCGACGTGCACTGGTCGATGTCGGGCTCGGTGATCCTGATGACGCTGGTGGGCGGGCTGGGCACGCTGTCGGGGCCGATCGTCGGCGCCTTCGTGATCGTCGCGCTCGAGAACAAGCTGGGCGACATCGGCAACTTCCTGGCTTCGGTGACCGGCATCTCGTGGTTCGGCACGCTGGGCGAGTCGGTGACGATGGTGACCGGGGTGATCTTCGTGATCTGCGTGCTGACCTTCCGCCGTGGCATCATGGGCGAGTTGCTGGCGCGCTTCGGTGGCCACTCCGGGCGCAAGGAGTGA
- a CDS encoding branched-chain amino acid ABC transporter permease, with product MDIFGIPLPAMLSQLLLGLVNGAFYAMLSLGLAVIFGLLNVINFAHGALFMLGAVLAWMGMEYAGLNYWIMLLLSPLVVAALGVVIEKTMLRWIYKLDHIYGLLLTLGITLVIEGIFRSVYGVSGLPYQTPDALQGATDLGFMILPNYRAWVVVASLVVCFATWYVIEKTKLGAYLRAGTENPKMVEAFGVNVPLMVTLTYGFGVALAAFAGVLAAPVIQISPLMGQNLIIIVFAVVVIGGMGSIMGSILTGLGLGVIEGLTKVFYPEASSTVVFFIMVIVLLLRPAGLFGKEK from the coding sequence ATGGACATCTTCGGAATCCCCCTGCCGGCCATGCTTTCCCAGCTCTTGCTGGGGCTGGTCAACGGCGCCTTCTATGCGATGCTGAGCCTGGGCCTGGCGGTGATCTTCGGCCTGCTCAACGTCATCAATTTCGCGCACGGCGCGCTCTTCATGCTGGGCGCGGTGCTGGCCTGGATGGGCATGGAGTACGCCGGGCTGAATTACTGGATCATGCTGCTGTTGTCGCCGCTGGTCGTCGCCGCGCTGGGCGTGGTGATCGAGAAGACCATGCTGCGCTGGATCTACAAGCTTGACCACATCTATGGCCTGCTGCTGACGCTGGGCATCACGCTGGTGATCGAGGGCATCTTCCGCTCGGTCTACGGCGTGTCGGGGCTGCCTTACCAGACTCCGGACGCGCTGCAGGGCGCGACCGACCTCGGCTTCATGATCCTGCCGAACTACCGCGCCTGGGTCGTGGTGGCGTCGCTGGTGGTGTGCTTCGCCACCTGGTACGTGATCGAGAAGACCAAGCTGGGCGCCTACCTGCGCGCCGGCACCGAGAACCCCAAGATGGTCGAGGCCTTCGGCGTCAACGTGCCGCTGATGGTGACGCTGACCTACGGCTTCGGCGTGGCGCTGGCCGCGTTCGCCGGGGTGCTGGCCGCACCGGTGATCCAGATCTCGCCACTGATGGGCCAGAACCTGATCATCATCGTGTTCGCGGTGGTGGTGATCGGCGGCATGGGTTCGATCATGGGCTCGATCCTGACCGGCCTCGGGCTGGGCGTGATCGAAGGCCTCACTAAGGTGTTCTATCCGGAAGCATCGTCGACCGTGGTGTTCTTCATCATGGTGATCGTGCTGCTGCTGCGCCCGGCCGGGCTGTTCGGCAAGGAGAAGTGA
- a CDS encoding ABC transporter substrate-binding protein — MKKTRLAAAMAAIAMGAVSFGAAAQVSGDTVKLGYITDMSGLYADIDGPGGLEAIKMAIADHGGKVLGKPIEIVSADHQNKADIAASKAREWMDQQGLDMLLGGTNSGTALAMNKVASEKKRVYINIGAGTARLTNEECSPYTVHYAYDTVALAKGTGSAVVKQGGKSWFFLTADYAFGHSLESDTAAVVKASGGTVAGQVRHPLSASDFSSFLLQAQSSKAQILGLANAGGDTINAIKAAKEFGITKSMKIAGLLMFINDVHSLGLKNTEGLLMTDSWYWDMNDDTRKFANRFFGKMKKMPSSLQAADYSAASTYLKAVEAAKTDDPDKVMAELKKMKINDFYTKGYIRQDGRGIHDMYLMQVKTAAESKKPWDYLKVVATIPGDQAFTTVAESKCAMLKK, encoded by the coding sequence ATGAAAAAGACTCGGCTCGCGGCCGCGATGGCGGCCATTGCCATGGGTGCGGTGTCCTTCGGCGCTGCCGCACAGGTATCGGGCGACACCGTCAAGCTCGGCTACATCACCGACATGTCGGGCCTGTATGCCGACATCGACGGCCCCGGCGGCCTGGAAGCCATCAAGATGGCGATCGCAGACCACGGCGGCAAGGTGCTGGGCAAGCCCATCGAGATCGTCTCGGCCGACCACCAGAACAAGGCCGACATCGCCGCGTCCAAGGCGCGCGAATGGATGGACCAGCAGGGCCTGGACATGCTGCTGGGCGGCACCAACTCGGGCACCGCGCTGGCGATGAACAAGGTCGCTTCGGAGAAGAAGCGCGTCTACATCAACATCGGCGCCGGCACCGCGCGCCTGACCAACGAAGAGTGCTCGCCGTACACGGTGCACTACGCCTATGACACGGTGGCGCTGGCCAAGGGCACCGGCAGCGCGGTGGTCAAGCAGGGCGGCAAGTCGTGGTTCTTCCTGACCGCCGACTACGCCTTCGGCCACTCGCTGGAGAGCGACACCGCCGCGGTGGTGAAGGCCAGTGGCGGCACGGTGGCGGGGCAGGTGCGCCATCCGCTGTCGGCCTCCGACTTCTCGTCGTTCCTGCTGCAGGCGCAGTCGTCCAAGGCGCAGATCCTGGGCCTGGCCAACGCCGGCGGCGACACCATCAATGCGATCAAGGCGGCCAAGGAATTCGGCATCACCAAGTCGATGAAGATCGCCGGCCTGCTGATGTTCATCAACGACGTGCACAGCCTCGGGCTGAAGAACACCGAAGGCCTGCTGATGACCGACAGCTGGTACTGGGACATGAACGACGACACCCGCAAGTTCGCCAACCGCTTCTTCGGCAAGATGAAGAAGATGCCGAGCAGCCTGCAGGCCGCGGATTACTCGGCCGCCAGCACCTACCTGAAGGCCGTCGAAGCCGCCAAGACCGACGATCCGGACAAGGTCATGGCCGAGCTCAAGAAGATGAAGATCAACGACTTCTACACCAAGGGCTATATCCGCCAGGACGGCCGTGGCATCCACGACATGTACCTGATGCAGGTGAAGACCGCGGCCGAATCGAAGAAGCCGTGGGATTACCTGAAGGTGGTCGCGACCATCCCGGGCGACCAGGCCTTCACCACTGTGGCCGAGTCGAAGTGCGCCATGTTGAAGAAGTAA
- a CDS encoding ABC transporter ATP-binding protein yields the protein MSTANTPALEIKGLHAWYGESHILHGVDLTVNRGEVVTLLGRNGAGRTTTLRAIMGLTGARKGSIRVDGQETIGLPTHKIAHYGIGYCPEERAIFSSLSCEENLMLPPQLKGKDSGMSEAEIYEMFPNLKERRQSQGTRLSGGEQQMLAVGRILRTGANLLLLDEISEGLAPVIVQALARMIRMLKQKGYTVVMVEQNFRFAAPLADRFYVMEHGTIVERFAASELQAKMPVLHELLGV from the coding sequence ATGAGCACAGCCAACACTCCCGCCCTGGAAATCAAGGGCCTGCACGCCTGGTACGGCGAATCGCACATCCTGCACGGGGTCGACCTGACCGTGAACCGCGGCGAGGTGGTCACGCTGCTGGGCCGCAACGGCGCCGGGCGCACCACCACGCTGCGCGCGATCATGGGCCTGACCGGCGCGCGCAAGGGCTCGATCCGGGTCGATGGCCAGGAGACCATCGGCCTGCCCACGCACAAGATCGCCCACTACGGCATCGGCTATTGCCCGGAGGAGCGCGCCATCTTCTCCAGCCTCTCATGCGAAGAGAACCTGATGCTGCCGCCGCAGCTCAAGGGCAAGGACTCGGGCATGAGCGAGGCCGAGATCTACGAGATGTTTCCGAACCTGAAGGAGCGCCGCCAGAGCCAGGGCACGCGCCTGTCGGGGGGCGAGCAGCAGATGCTGGCGGTCGGGCGCATCCTGCGCACGGGCGCCAACCTGCTGCTGCTCGACGAGATCTCGGAAGGGCTGGCACCGGTGATCGTGCAGGCGCTGGCGCGCATGATCCGGATGCTCAAGCAGAAAGGGTACACGGTGGTGATGGTGGAGCAGAACTTCCGCTTTGCCGCGCCGCTGGCGGACCGCTTCTACGTGATGGAGCACGGCACCATCGTCGAACGCTTCGCGGCCAGCGAGCTGCAGGCCAAGATGCCGGTGCTGCATGAATTGCTCGGGGTCTGA
- a CDS encoding ABC transporter ATP-binding protein codes for MNQQETILETRNLTKEFKGFTAVSDVNLRVRRGSIHALIGPNGAGKTTCFNLLTKFLEPTTGTILFNGIDITREKPAQIARRGVIRSFQISAVFPHLTVMENVRIGLQRQLGTAYQFWRSERSLDVLNDRAMELLEQVGLTEFAHTLTVNLPYGRKRALEIATTLAMEPELMLLDEPTQGMGHEDVDRVTQLIKQVSTGRTILMVEHNMSVVSSIADKITVLQRGAVLAEGPYAEVSKDPRVMEAYMGTADAELQGAH; via the coding sequence ATGAATCAACAGGAAACCATCCTGGAAACGCGGAACCTCACCAAGGAGTTCAAGGGGTTCACGGCGGTGAGCGACGTCAACCTGCGGGTGCGCCGCGGCTCGATCCATGCGTTGATCGGTCCCAACGGCGCGGGCAAGACCACTTGCTTCAACCTGCTCACCAAGTTCCTGGAGCCGACCACCGGCACCATCCTTTTCAACGGCATCGACATCACGCGGGAAAAGCCGGCGCAGATCGCGCGGCGCGGCGTGATCCGCTCGTTCCAGATCTCGGCGGTGTTCCCGCACCTGACGGTGATGGAGAACGTGCGCATCGGGCTGCAGCGGCAACTCGGCACCGCGTACCAGTTCTGGCGCAGCGAGCGTTCGCTCGACGTGCTCAACGACCGCGCCATGGAGCTGCTCGAGCAGGTCGGCCTGACCGAGTTCGCGCACACGCTCACGGTGAACCTGCCATACGGGCGCAAGCGCGCCCTGGAGATCGCCACCACGCTGGCGATGGAGCCCGAGCTGATGCTGCTCGACGAACCCACGCAGGGCATGGGCCACGAGGATGTGGACCGCGTCACGCAGCTGATCAAGCAGGTCTCGACGGGCCGCACCATCCTGATGGTGGAGCACAACATGAGCGTGGTCTCGTCGATTGCCGACAAGATCACGGTGCTGCAGCGCGGCGCGGTGCTGGCCGAAGGGCCGTATGCGGAAGTGTCGAAGGACCCGCGCGTGATGGAGGCCTACATGGGCACCGCCGACGCGGAACTTCAGGGCGCGCACTGA
- a CDS encoding GMC family oxidoreductase: protein METFDYIIVGAGSAGCVLANRLTQDPDVNVLLLEAGGKDDYHWIHIPVGYLYCIGNPRTDWLYRTEAEAGLNGRSLGYPRGRVLGGCSSINGMIYMRGQREDYDEWARLTGDDGWRWDNVLPLFKRSEDHHRGASEFHGAGGEWRVEGQRLRWDILERFADAAEQAGIPRTDDFNRGDNFGVGYFEVNQRRGIRWNTAKAFLRRASERPNLTIVTGAQVSGLSFDGRRCTGVNYLGGGRAHAAAATLEVILAAGAVNTPQLLELSGIGQPERLQALGIPVRHALPGVGENLQDHLQLRSVVKVDGVRTLNTRAASLWGKFCIGVQYAFNQSGPMSMAPSQLGAFARSDPSQARPNIEYHVQPLSLDKFGDPLHAFNAFTASACNLRPSSRGSVHAGSADFRQAPVIAPNYLSTDEDRKVAADSIRLTRRIVASPALAPYRPEEWLPGPAFQSDEELAEAAGNIGTTIFHPVGTCKMGRADDPMAVVDHRLRVLGVQGLRVVDASVMPLITSGNTNSPTIMIAERASDLIREDRRQRATATEVASPAQAPAEASTVPVTAATGA from the coding sequence ATGGAGACATTCGACTACATCATCGTGGGGGCCGGTTCGGCCGGCTGTGTCCTGGCGAACCGGCTGACGCAGGACCCGGACGTCAACGTGCTGCTGCTGGAAGCCGGGGGCAAGGACGATTACCACTGGATCCACATCCCGGTGGGCTACCTCTACTGCATCGGCAACCCCCGTACCGACTGGCTCTACCGCACCGAAGCCGAAGCGGGGCTGAACGGACGCTCGCTGGGTTATCCGCGCGGGCGCGTGCTGGGCGGCTGCTCGTCGATCAACGGCATGATCTACATGCGCGGCCAGCGCGAGGACTATGACGAGTGGGCGCGTCTGACCGGCGATGACGGCTGGCGCTGGGACAACGTGCTGCCGCTGTTCAAGCGCAGCGAAGACCATCATCGGGGCGCAAGCGAATTCCACGGCGCCGGCGGCGAATGGCGTGTGGAGGGGCAGCGGCTGCGCTGGGACATCCTGGAGCGCTTTGCCGACGCCGCCGAGCAAGCGGGGATCCCGCGCACCGACGACTTCAACCGCGGCGACAATTTCGGCGTCGGCTATTTCGAAGTGAACCAGCGCCGCGGCATCCGCTGGAACACCGCCAAGGCGTTCCTGCGGCGGGCCTCGGAGCGGCCCAACCTGACCATCGTCACCGGCGCGCAGGTGAGCGGGCTGAGCTTCGACGGGCGCCGCTGCACCGGCGTCAACTATCTCGGTGGCGGCCGCGCGCATGCGGCGGCGGCCACGCTCGAGGTGATCCTCGCCGCCGGCGCGGTCAACACGCCGCAGTTGCTCGAGCTGTCGGGCATCGGCCAGCCCGAACGGCTGCAGGCGCTGGGCATTCCGGTGCGCCACGCGCTGCCCGGCGTGGGCGAGAACCTGCAGGACCACCTGCAGTTGCGCAGCGTGGTCAAGGTCGACGGCGTGCGCACGCTGAACACGCGCGCCGCCAGCCTGTGGGGCAAGTTCTGTATCGGCGTGCAGTACGCCTTCAACCAGAGCGGGCCGATGAGCATGGCGCCATCACAGCTCGGCGCGTTCGCGCGCTCGGATCCGTCGCAGGCGCGGCCGAACATCGAGTACCACGTGCAGCCGCTGTCGCTGGACAAGTTCGGCGATCCGCTCCATGCCTTCAACGCCTTTACCGCCAGCGCCTGCAACCTGCGCCCGAGCTCGCGCGGCAGCGTGCATGCCGGCAGCGCGGATTTCCGCCAGGCGCCGGTGATCGCTCCCAACTACCTGTCGACCGACGAGGACCGCAAGGTCGCCGCCGATTCGATCCGGCTCACGCGCCGCATCGTGGCGTCGCCGGCGCTGGCGCCGTACCGGCCCGAGGAGTGGCTGCCGGGGCCGGCGTTCCAGAGCGACGAGGAACTGGCCGAAGCCGCCGGCAATATCGGCACCACCATCTTCCATCCGGTCGGCACCTGCAAGATGGGCCGCGCCGACGACCCCATGGCGGTGGTCGACCATCGGCTGCGCGTGCTGGGCGTGCAGGGGCTGCGCGTGGTCGATGCCTCGGTGATGCCGCTGATCACGTCGGGCAATACCAACTCGCCGACCATCATGATTGCCGAGCGCGCCAGCGACCTGATCCGCGAAGACCGCAGGCAACGCGCCACGGCAACCGAGGTGGCAAGCCCGGCGCAGGCGCCGGCAGAAGCCAGTACAGTGCCGGTGACAGCGGCGACAGGCGCCTGA
- a CDS encoding CoA-acylating methylmalonate-semialdehyde dehydrogenase — translation MQAIIGHSIAGRQTRGASQRQADVFNPATGEVSARVALGTAQDVADAVAAARAAFPAWADTPPLRRARILFKFKELLDQHHDDLAALITREHGKVFSDAKGEVTRGIEVVEFACGIPNLLKTDFTDNIGGGIDNWNLRQPLGVVAGITPFNFPVMVPMWMFPVALACGNTFVLKPSERDPSPSLLIADLLRQAGLPDGVFNVVQGDKEAVDALLAHPDVQALSFVGSTPIAEYIYTEGTRHGKRVQALGGAKNHLVVMPDADLDQAVDALIGAAYGSAGERCMAISVAVAVGDVADQLVPRLAERARALKIRNGMESDAEMGPLVTGAHKAKVEGYIARGVEEGATLVTDGRGHQVDGHEHGFYVGGTLFDHVTPEMTIYKEEIFGPVLSVVRVHDFAEAVALINAHEYGNGVSCYTSDGGIARAFARQIQVGMVGINVPIPVPMAWHSFGGWKRSLFGDHHAYGEEGVRFYTRYKSVMQRWPDSIAKGAEFTMPVAK, via the coding sequence GTGCAGGCCATCATCGGCCACAGCATCGCGGGCCGGCAGACACGCGGCGCCTCGCAGCGCCAGGCCGACGTATTCAACCCCGCCACCGGCGAGGTTTCCGCGCGCGTGGCGCTGGGCACCGCGCAGGACGTGGCCGACGCCGTCGCCGCCGCCAGGGCCGCCTTCCCGGCCTGGGCCGACACCCCGCCGCTGCGCCGCGCGCGCATCCTGTTCAAGTTCAAGGAGCTGCTGGACCAGCACCACGACGACCTCGCCGCGCTGATCACGCGCGAGCACGGCAAGGTGTTCTCGGACGCGAAGGGCGAAGTCACGCGCGGCATCGAGGTGGTGGAGTTCGCCTGCGGCATTCCCAACCTGCTCAAGACCGATTTCACCGACAACATCGGCGGCGGCATCGACAACTGGAACCTGCGCCAGCCGCTGGGCGTGGTGGCCGGCATCACGCCGTTCAACTTCCCGGTGATGGTGCCGATGTGGATGTTCCCGGTGGCGCTGGCGTGCGGCAATACCTTCGTGCTCAAGCCCTCGGAGCGCGACCCGTCGCCGAGCCTGCTGATCGCCGACCTGCTGCGCCAGGCCGGGCTGCCCGACGGCGTGTTCAACGTGGTGCAGGGCGACAAGGAAGCGGTCGACGCGCTGCTGGCGCACCCGGACGTGCAGGCGCTGTCGTTCGTCGGCTCGACGCCGATCGCCGAATACATCTACACGGAAGGGACCAGGCACGGCAAGCGCGTGCAGGCGCTGGGCGGCGCCAAGAACCACCTGGTGGTGATGCCCGATGCGGACCTGGACCAGGCCGTCGATGCGCTGATCGGCGCCGCCTATGGCTCGGCCGGCGAGCGCTGCATGGCGATCTCGGTGGCGGTGGCGGTGGGCGACGTCGCCGACCAGCTGGTGCCGCGCCTGGCCGAACGCGCGCGCGCGCTGAAGATCCGCAACGGCATGGAGAGCGATGCCGAGATGGGCCCGCTGGTGACCGGCGCGCACAAGGCCAAGGTCGAGGGCTATATCGCCCGGGGCGTGGAAGAGGGCGCGACGCTGGTGACCGATGGCCGCGGCCACCAGGTCGATGGGCACGAGCACGGCTTCTACGTCGGCGGCACGCTGTTCGACCACGTCACGCCGGAGATGACGATCTACAAGGAAGAGATCTTCGGCCCGGTGCTGTCGGTGGTGCGCGTGCACGACTTTGCCGAGGCGGTGGCGCTGATCAACGCGCACGAGTACGGCAACGGCGTGTCTTGCTACACCAGCGACGGCGGCATCGCGCGCGCGTTCGCGCGGCAGATCCAGGTGGGCATGGTCGGCATCAACGTGCCGATCCCGGTGCCGATGGCGTGGCATTCGTTCGGCGGCTGGAAGCGCTCGCTGTTCGGCGACCACCATGCCTATGGCGAGGAGGGCGTGCGCTTCTACACGCGCTACAAGAGCGTGATGCAGCGCTGGCCGGACTCGATCGCCAAGGGCGCCGAGTTCACCATGCCGGTGGCGAAATAA
- a CDS encoding LysR family transcriptional regulator, with protein MDLHHLRAFVAVAREGNLTRAAQRLHLTQPAVSLQLKALQSAWRIRLFERTAAGLTLTADGAALLPLAERILDGVGDLQHTVSAMHHTVRGRLAIGTILDPEFTRLGPMLRTLVERHPQIGTELRHGMSGWVLQQVRSGALDVGFYLGQPSEAGFHALTLTPFSYYVVAPKGWKERTALRSWAQLATLPWIWTPPESAHNRLLSAHFAQAGVDPATVPKVAHVDQEASMRDLVRSGVGLSLVRDAIALRESHAHGLVIVEGVSVQTELTLVCLAARRDDPVVAAAFGVAESVFRT; from the coding sequence TTGGACCTCCACCACCTGCGCGCCTTTGTCGCCGTCGCGCGCGAAGGCAACCTGACCCGCGCCGCGCAGCGCCTGCACCTGACCCAGCCCGCGGTCAGCCTGCAGCTGAAGGCGCTGCAGTCGGCCTGGCGCATCCGGCTGTTCGAGCGCACCGCCGCTGGCCTGACGCTGACCGCCGACGGCGCCGCGCTGCTGCCGCTGGCCGAGCGCATCCTCGATGGCGTGGGAGACCTGCAGCACACCGTCAGCGCGATGCATCACACCGTGCGCGGACGGCTGGCGATCGGCACCATCCTCGATCCCGAGTTCACGCGGCTGGGCCCGATGCTGCGCACGCTGGTCGAGCGCCATCCGCAGATCGGCACGGAACTGCGCCATGGCATGTCGGGCTGGGTGCTGCAGCAGGTACGCAGCGGCGCGCTCGATGTGGGCTTCTACCTGGGCCAGCCGTCCGAAGCCGGCTTCCATGCGCTGACGCTGACGCCGTTCTCGTATTACGTGGTCGCGCCCAAGGGCTGGAAAGAGCGCACCGCGCTGCGCTCGTGGGCGCAACTGGCCACGCTGCCATGGATCTGGACCCCGCCCGAATCGGCGCACAACCGGCTGCTGTCGGCGCACTTCGCGCAGGCGGGGGTGGACCCCGCCACCGTGCCCAAGGTGGCGCACGTCGACCAGGAAGCGTCGATGCGGGACCTGGTGCGCTCCGGCGTGGGGCTGTCGCTGGTGCGCGACGCGATCGCGCTGCGCGAGTCGCATGCGCACGGGCTGGTGATCGTCGAAGGGGTCTCGGTACAGACCGAGCTGACCCTGGTGTGCCTGGCCGCGCGCCGCGACGACCCGGTGGTGGCGGCGGCGTTCGGCGTGGCCGAGTCGGTGTTCCGTACCTAG
- a CDS encoding alpha/beta hydrolase: protein MEQPMTDDPAMADVASPAAASPAGTHAPVQSRQRMRDGTELLLRTWQPDPARFAEPLGSVLLVHGLAEHAGRYQHVADLLCGLGLRVRAFDLRGHGASGGARMVAEHPDAYLNDLAEIYDAVVPGWHELPILLGHSMGGLIAARFATARVRPVRALVLSSPALALRLSRPALALHRVLLTLAPRLRVPNPIDARYLSHDPAVVAAYRADPLVQTTITAGVLEGFIHGMAQAQADAALLEAPTLMLVGGADRVVDPSGSRAFFNHAPPDLCEQVWFDHGYHEIFNEAQPLRGEVFAALTGWLQRRLASPQR, encoded by the coding sequence ATGGAACAGCCGATGACGGATGATCCGGCCATGGCCGACGTTGCCAGCCCCGCCGCCGCCAGCCCGGCGGGGACCCATGCGCCGGTGCAGAGCCGCCAGCGCATGCGCGACGGCACCGAACTATTGCTGCGTACCTGGCAACCCGATCCGGCACGTTTTGCCGAACCGCTCGGCTCGGTGCTGCTGGTGCACGGGCTTGCCGAACACGCCGGGCGCTACCAGCATGTCGCCGATCTGCTGTGCGGGCTGGGACTGCGGGTGCGTGCCTTCGATTTGCGCGGCCACGGCGCCAGCGGCGGCGCGCGCATGGTGGCGGAGCACCCGGATGCCTACCTGAACGACCTCGCCGAGATCTACGATGCCGTGGTGCCCGGCTGGCACGAATTGCCGATCCTGCTCGGCCACAGCATGGGCGGGCTGATCGCGGCGCGCTTTGCCACCGCGCGGGTGCGGCCGGTGCGTGCGCTGGTGCTGTCGTCGCCGGCGCTGGCGCTGCGGCTGTCCCGGCCGGCGCTGGCGCTGCACCGCGTGCTGCTGACGCTGGCGCCGCGGCTGCGCGTGCCCAATCCGATCGATGCGCGGTATCTGTCGCACGACCCGGCGGTGGTCGCCGCCTACCGCGCCGATCCGCTGGTGCAGACCACCATCACCGCAGGCGTGCTCGAAGGCTTTATCCACGGCATGGCGCAGGCGCAGGCCGACGCGGCGCTGCTGGAGGCGCCCACGCTGATGCTGGTCGGCGGCGCCGACCGCGTGGTGGACCCGTCCGGCAGCCGCGCCTTCTTCAACCATGCGCCGCCCGACCTGTGCGAACAGGTCTGGTTCGACCACGGCTACCACGAGATCTTCAATGAAGCGCAGCCGTTGCGCGGCGAAGTGTTCGCCGCGCTGACCGGCTGGCTGCAGCGCCGGCTGGCCAGCCCGCAGCGCTAG
- the cueR gene encoding Cu(I)-responsive transcriptional regulator, with protein MNIGEAAQASGVSAKMIRHYESIGLVATPPRTEGGYRRYDERAVHTLRFVRRARNLGFSLDEIRNLLSLWHDRDRASADVKALTLRHVADLEQRIAELAAMRDTLRELAQHCSGDDRPDCPILADMAQPDAPDRPACHG; from the coding sequence ATGAATATCGGCGAAGCGGCACAGGCCTCGGGCGTATCGGCCAAGATGATCCGCCACTATGAATCGATCGGGCTGGTGGCAACGCCGCCGCGCACCGAAGGCGGCTACCGTCGCTATGACGAACGCGCGGTGCATACCTTGCGCTTCGTGCGGCGTGCCCGTAATCTGGGATTTTCGCTAGACGAGATCCGCAACCTGCTGTCGCTGTGGCATGACCGCGACCGCGCCAGCGCCGACGTCAAGGCGCTGACGCTGCGGCACGTGGCCGACCTGGAGCAGCGCATCGCCGAACTGGCGGCGATGCGCGACACGCTGCGCGAACTGGCGCAGCACTGCAGTGGCGACGACCGGCCGGACTGCCCGATCCTGGCCGACATGGCGCAGCCGGACGCGCCCGACCGGCCGGCCTGCCACGGCTGA